The stretch of DNA AAGGCTCGAAAGGTGACGTGGTCGCGGTTGACTTCTTCGTCACCACCCTCTGGGAGATAAACGGTGAGCTCGTCTCCTCGAATCAACCCTCCGGGCGCATCATCACCCTCCCGAACAGCGTGGTGCTCTCCTCGCACGTCTTCAACTACTCGTGGGAGGGCTTTCCGCACATCTGGAACGAGCTGTCCGTCCAAGTCGCCTTCGAGACAGACCTCGATTTCGCCGAGTCCTTGCTCATCGACGTGGCCGACGACTACCTCGGCGACGAGATGGCAGCCAGTATCGCAAACTACCGGCGACAACTCGCAGAGACGCCCGTCGAGTTGGAGGTGCGCGACCGCCCAACCGTGAACATCAGACAAGAAGAGTCGTGGGTTGACCTCCGGCTACGCTATCTCACGCACCCACGACAGGGCCAACGGGTGAGAAATGAGCTCTACAAGCGGATATTGACCGCGTTCAACGAACACCCAGAGCGCATCAAGTTCCCGCTCGGGCGCAGCCGCTAGAAGCGTTTTGGCGGTGGAGTGAGAACCCCCACATATGACGGCGATTGATCCAACGAAGGCGGCTCGCTTCGTTCGCGCA from Haladaptatus sp. ZSTT2 encodes:
- a CDS encoding mechanosensitive ion channel family protein, which codes for MKRPLGVISFLLAAAFALLAAFVHSLPADEFVISGFQATLIVAKLLSTLAIVFLAYGLYLFTTRLINTQFVDRRRQHDIKNVVQLVFIVFALVSAFAIITEQWVGLLVSLGVVGFAITFALQQPLFSFIGWFYIMVKRPYQVGDRVAIEGSKGDVVAVDFFVTTLWEINGELVSSNQPSGRIITLPNSVVLSSHVFNYSWEGFPHIWNELSVQVAFETDLDFAESLLIDVADDYLGDEMAASIANYRRQLAETPVELEVRDRPTVNIRQEESWVDLRLRYLTHPRQGQRVRNELYKRILTAFNEHPERIKFPLGRSR